One part of the Ziziphus jujuba cultivar Dongzao chromosome 2, ASM3175591v1 genome encodes these proteins:
- the LOC107407629 gene encoding serine/threonine-protein kinase STY13: MESGSRFFSADEFRLDAKWLIDPKHLFVGPRIGEGAHAKVYEGKYKNQTVAVKIVHNGETPEEIAKREARFAREVAMLSRVQHKNLVKFIGACKEPVMVIVTELLLGGTLRKYLLNTRPRCLDTRVAVGFALDIARAMECLHSHGIIHRDLKPENLLLTADHKTVKLADFGLAREESLTEMMTAETGTYRWMAPELYSTVTLRQGEKKHYNHKVDAYSFAIVLWELLHNKLPFEGMSNLQAAYAAAFKNVRPSAENLPEEVALILTSCWQEDPNARPNFSQIIQMLLNYLYTISPPEPVIPSRIFASENTVLPPESPGTSSLMAVRDDSEETPKAKMENKSRGLFFCFNQCY, encoded by the exons ATGGAATCTGGGAGTAGATTTTTCTCAGCTGATGAGTTCAGATTAGATGCAAAATGGTTGATTGATCCAAAACATCTCTTTGTTGGACCAAGGATTGGAGAGGGAGCCCATGCTAAAGTGTACGAGGGCAA ATACAAAAACCAGACTGTTGCAGTTAAAATTGTTCACAATGGAGAAACTCCAGAGGAGATCGCCAAGAGGGAAGCACGGTTTGCAAGAGAGGTTGCAATGTTGTCTAGAGTTCAACATAAAAACTTAGTGAAG TTCATTGGTGCTTGTAAGGAACCGGTCATGGTGATAGTTACTGAGCTTTTATTGGGAGGGACATTGCGTAAATACTTATTGAACACGCGACCAAGGTGCTTGGACACACGAGTTGCTGTTGGTTTTGCACTTGATATTGCTCGTGCCATGGAGTGCCTACACTCTCATGGGATTATACACCGCGATTTGAAACCTG AGAACTTACTCTTGACTGCAGACCACAAAACAGTTAAACTAGCAGATTTTGGTTTAGCAAGAGAAGAGTCTTTGACAGAGATGATGACTGCTGAAACAGGGACATATCGTTGGATGGCTCCAGAG TTGTACAGTACTGTTACTTTGAGGCAGGGAGAGAAGAAGCATTACAACCATAAAGTGGATGCCTATAGCTTTGCAATTGTTTTGTGGGAGCTCTTACACAACAAATTACCTTTTGAAGGCATGTCAAATCTCCAGGCAGCGTATGCGGCTGCTTTTAAG AATGTTAGGCCCAGTGCTGAAAACCTCCCAGAGGAAGTGGCTCTTATTCTAACTTCTTGCTGGCAGGAGGACCCAAATGCTCGGCCTAATTTCAGCCAAATAATCCAAATGCTACTTAATTACCTTTACACCATCTCTCCTCCTGAACCCGTGATTCCTTCTCGGATTTTTGCTTCTGAGAACACTGTCTTGCCACCGGAGTCTCCTGGTACAAGCTCATTGATGGCAGTGCGAGATGATTCAGAGGAGACACCAAAAGCAAAGATGGAAAACAAGTCGAGAGGACTTTTCTTCTGCTTCAACCAGTGTTATTAA